The Chlamydiota bacterium genome includes the window ATATACTGACAAGTTTTCGGTTCGGCCCCCTAGGGGGCCAAGGGAAGATGCACTCTCCACGGAGTGAATCTCAAAACCGGACATTTTAACTTTGCTAGAAATAGGACATTTTAACTTTGCTATTACAGGCGGCCTCTCGGGGATGGCGAGGCCGCCTGATCTGTGATATGCTCCCCGTGCGCGGTCGTGCTGCAACGTATTGATCCGGCAACGGTTATGTAGAACGTCTTGAATGCGCAACGGGTTGCGATCGGGATGGGGGGGGGCGGGAGGCTCGCCGCCGAGCTGATCGAAGAGGTGTTTCTCGCCGGCTACGGCAACGAGCTTCTGAACCGGCTCGACGACGCTGCGGAGGTCGAGTTCGGCCCCGCGCGCCTCGCCTTCACGACCGACGCCTTCACCGTCAAGCCCCTCTTCTTCCCCGGCGGCGACATCGGCCGGCTTGCCGTCTGCGGCACGTCGAACGATCTCTCCGTGAAAGGTGCGCGCCCGCGCCATCTCTCCGCCGCGTTCATCATCGAGGAGGGGTTCCTCCTCGACGAGTTGCGCCGAATCGTCGGCTCGATGCGCGCGTCGGCGACGGAGGCGGGCGTCGAGATCGTCGCCGGGGACACCAAGGTGGTGCGGAGGGGCGAGGCGGACGGGATCTTCATCGTCACCGCGGGGGTGGGGGAGCTGATCGAGGGGATGGATATCTCCTGCGGGGCGGCGCGCCCCGGCGATGCGATCATCGTCTCCGGCGCGGTGGGGTGCCACGGCGCGTCGATATTGAACGCACGGGAGAAACTCGGTTTCACGCCGGCGATCGTGAGCGACGTCGCCCCCGTGCGCGGGATCGTCGAGGCGCTCGAGCCGGCGGCCGCCGCCGTGCACGCCATGCGCGATCCGACGCGGGGCGGACTCGCCAGCGCGCTGAACGAGATCGCGGCGGCGTCCGGGGTGTCGGTGCGGATATTCGAGGACCGGGTGCCGGTCGCCCCCGGCGTGCGCGCCTGCTGCGGGGTCCTCGGGCTCGATCCGCTCTACATGGCGTGCGAGGGGCGGGCGGTCATTGTCGCCGACCCCGCCCGCGCGGGGGAGATCCTCCGGCTCGTCGCGAAAACGCCCGGGGGGAGGGGCGCCGCCCTGATCGGCGAGGTGACGGGGCGGCGCCTGGAGCCGGGGCTCCCGCCCGTGGCCGTGGAGACCGGGATCGGCACGAAACGTTTCCTTCCCCTTCTCGACGGCGAGCCGATCCCCCGGATATGCTGAACGCCGTGAAACGTCCCGGGTGGCGCGAGGGGGGGAACGGATGCACGAGCTTTCCGTCGTGCGGGGGATCCTCGGGATCATCGAACGCGAGCGGAAGGCGCGCGGCTTCTCGAGGGTGAGATCCGTCGAGGTGCAGTGCGGGCACTACTCGTGCATCACGGAGGAGTCGCTCCGTTTCTGCTTCGAGGCGGCGGCGGTCGAACCGCATCTGCGGGGGGCCTCGCTCAGTCTCGTGAGGCTGCCCGCGCGGTTCGAATGCCCGGCGTGCGAGGCGGAGTTCGACGCCTCGAAGACCGAGCCGGAGAGGTGTCCCGCTTGCGGCGCTCCCAATCCGTCGCCGCGGATCGTGTCGGAGATCCTGGTGCGGTCGCTGGAGGTGGACCGATGAAGATCAGGTTGATGGACCGCGTCCTGGAGGCCAACGACGCCTGGGCCCGGGAGAACCGGAGGTTCCTCGCCCCGCGCGGCGCGGCGATGCTCAACCTGATCGGCTCCCCGGGGGCGGGGAAGACGGCGCTCCTGGAGAAGACGATCGAATCGTTGGCGGGGCGGCTCCCGGTCGCCGTGATCGAGGGGGACGTCGCGACGAGCCGCGACGCGGAGCGGATCGGGAGGAGGGGCGCCCCCGTCGTCCAGATCAACACCGGGGACGGGTGCCACCTCGGCGCCAGCGCGGTGCACGAGGCGCTGAGGGAACTCTGCGCGACGCATGCCCCGCGGCTCGTCTTCGTCGAGAACGTCGGCAACCTCATCTGCCCCGCGGAGTTCGACCTCGGGGAGTGGGGCAAGATCGCGGTGTTGAGCGTGGCGGAAGGGGACGACAAGGTCGAGAAGTACCCGCTCCTCTTCTCCCTCTCGCGGGCGCTCGTGATCACGAAGCTCGGCATGCTGCCGCACACGAACTTCAGGATGGCGGAGGCGGAGCGCTGCTTCCGCAGGGTCAACCGGAACGCCCCGATCATCCCCCTGGACAGCGTGACCGGGGACGGATTCGGGCCGTGGATCGATTTCGTGGAACGCGCCGCGGGAACCGGTCGCGTCTGAGCGGGGCGCACCCGGCGCCGCGGGTCCGCGGCCGGCGACGGAGGATTCCCGGGCCGTTCGCCGTCCGTATCTGCTACACTGGTGCGGAACCCAAGGGAGGAGACTGCGGCATGAAGACGATTCCTTTCGCCCTCTGGACCCCGGGGCTCCCGGAACTGATCGTCATCCTCTTCATCATACTGCTCCTCTTTGGCGCCCGGCGCCTCCCCGAGACGATGCGCAGCCTCGGGAAGGGGGTCAAGGAGTTCAAGAAGGGGATGCGGGATGCCGAGGGGGGAGGGGAGGACGGCGCGGATGAGAAGCGCCCCCCCGCTTCCTGACGCGGCCGCCGGGGAGAAGCCGTTCCTCGACCACCTCGAGGATTTGCGGAGGACGCTGATCAGGGCCCTGTGCGCGTTCTTCGCCGTCTTCCTCCTCTGCGTCCCCCTGACCCTGCGCGGGTGGACGATGCGAATCCTGAAACGCCCCCTCGCCGCGGCGACCGCGGGGGGCGCCGCCGCGACGCTCCCGACGCTCGCCCCGGCCGGCGGCTTCTCCGTGGCGATGAAGATCTCCCTCGAGAGCGCGCTGGTCCTGTCGCTCCCCCTGCTGCTGCTGATCGTGGGCGGCTTTGTCCTCCCCGCCCTCACGCGCCGCGAACGCGGCCTCTTCGCCCCCGCCCTTGCGTGCGGCGCGGCGCTCTTCTACGCCGGGATCCTCTTCGGCTACTTCACGACGCTCCCGTGGGCGCTGGGCTTCTTCTGGGGTTTCAACCGGATGATGGGGATAGAGAATCTCTGGACGATCAACGAGTACGTCGCCTTCGCGAGCCGCCTGCTGCTCGCCTTCGGGCTCGTCTTCGAGTTCCCCCTGGTCGTGCTCATCCTGGTGAAGGCGGGCATCCTGAGCCGACAATCCTTGAGCGGGAAACGGGGCTATGCTATAGTAATCATCTTCGTGCTGGCGGCCGTTTTGACCCCCGGCCCGGACGCCGTGACGCAGTGCCTGATGGCGGCGCCGCTGCTGCTGCTCTACGAGGCGTGCATCTGGGGCGCCCGGCTGATCGAGCGGAGAGCGGGATGAGCGGCCGGCCGCGGGTTGTTACAGCGCGTGTGGGGCAGTAGCTCAGTTGGGAGAGCACCACGTTCGCAACGTGGGGGTCGAGGGTTCGAATCCCTTCTGCTCCACCATTTCTTCTGCACGGGCGGCGCGCCCTATCCTCGGGCGGGCCCCGTCCCGGGAGCTCCGTATGCTGCGCGTGCTGATCGAGGCGATGCGACCCCGGCAGTGGGTCAAGAACCTGATCGTCTTCGCGGGGCTCCTCTTCTCGAAACGGTTCCTCCATGCGGGGGATCTTGTTACCGCCTGCGCGGCGTTCGCCGTCTTCTGCCTCCTCTCCGGCGTCGTCTACCTGGTCAACGATATCGCGGACGCCGCCGAGGACCGGCAACACGCCCTCAAGAGGCTCCGCCCGGTCGCCTCCGGGAGACTGCCGCGGGGCCTGGCGGCGGTCTTCGCGGCGCTCATCGCGGCGCTGTCGCTTATCGCCGCCCGCGGCATCGGCCCGGGGTTCGCGGCCACGGCGCTCGGCTACCTCGTCTTGATGCTCGCCTACTCGCTCTTCCTGAAGCACGTGGTGATCGTCGACGTCCTCGCGATCGCGGTCGGGTTCGTGCTGCGCGCCGCGGCGGGGGGCGAGGCGATCGCGGTCGAGATATCCCCGTGGCTCCTCATCTGCACGATCCTGCTCGCCCTCTTCCTCGCCCTCAGCAAGCGCCGCCACGAGATCGTGCTGCTGGAAGGGAACGCGCCGCTCCACCGCCCGATCCTCGAGGAGTACTCGACAGGCCTCCTCGACCAGATGATCGCGGTGGTGACGTCCTCGACGCTGATGGCCTACGTCCTCTACAGCCTCTCGCCGCGCACGCACCGCGAGGTGAGCGCCCGGCTCTATCTGACGATCCCGTTCGTCCTCTACGGCATCTTCCGCTACCTGTGG containing:
- the hypE gene encoding hydrogenase expression/formation protein HypE, which translates into the protein MGGGGRLAAELIEEVFLAGYGNELLNRLDDAAEVEFGPARLAFTTDAFTVKPLFFPGGDIGRLAVCGTSNDLSVKGARPRHLSAAFIIEEGFLLDELRRIVGSMRASATEAGVEIVAGDTKVVRRGEADGIFIVTAGVGELIEGMDISCGAARPGDAIIVSGAVGCHGASILNAREKLGFTPAIVSDVAPVRGIVEALEPAAAAVHAMRDPTRGGLASALNEIAAASGVSVRIFEDRVPVAPGVRACCGVLGLDPLYMACEGRAVIVADPARAGEILRLVAKTPGGRGAALIGEVTGRRLEPGLPPVAVETGIGTKRFLPLLDGEPIPRIC
- a CDS encoding twin-arginine translocase TatA/TatE family subunit; this encodes MKTIPFALWTPGLPELIVILFIILLLFGARRLPETMRSLGKGVKEFKKGMRDAEGGGEDGADEKRPPAS
- the hypB gene encoding hydrogenase nickel incorporation protein HypB — protein: MKIRLMDRVLEANDAWARENRRFLAPRGAAMLNLIGSPGAGKTALLEKTIESLAGRLPVAVIEGDVATSRDAERIGRRGAPVVQINTGDGCHLGASAVHEALRELCATHAPRLVFVENVGNLICPAEFDLGEWGKIAVLSVAEGDDKVEKYPLLFSLSRALVITKLGMLPHTNFRMAEAERCFRRVNRNAPIIPLDSVTGDGFGPWIDFVERAAGTGRV
- a CDS encoding hydrogenase maturation nickel metallochaperone HypA → MHELSVVRGILGIIERERKARGFSRVRSVEVQCGHYSCITEESLRFCFEAAAVEPHLRGASLSLVRLPARFECPACEAEFDASKTEPERCPACGAPNPSPRIVSEILVRSLEVDR
- a CDS encoding decaprenyl-phosphate phosphoribosyltransferase, which encodes MLRVLIEAMRPRQWVKNLIVFAGLLFSKRFLHAGDLVTACAAFAVFCLLSGVVYLVNDIADAAEDRQHALKRLRPVASGRLPRGLAAVFAALIAALSLIAARGIGPGFAATALGYLVLMLAYSLFLKHVVIVDVLAIAVGFVLRAAAGGEAIAVEISPWLLICTILLALFLALSKRRHEIVLLEGNAPLHRPILEEYSTGLLDQMIAVVTSSTLMAYVLYSLSPRTHREVSARLYLTIPFVLYGIFRYLWLVHQKEEGGSPETTLLSDRPLLADIVLWAAAVGALLWME
- the tatC gene encoding twin-arginine translocase subunit TatC, which gives rise to MRSAPPLPDAAAGEKPFLDHLEDLRRTLIRALCAFFAVFLLCVPLTLRGWTMRILKRPLAAATAGGAAATLPTLAPAGGFSVAMKISLESALVLSLPLLLLIVGGFVLPALTRRERGLFAPALACGAALFYAGILFGYFTTLPWALGFFWGFNRMMGIENLWTINEYVAFASRLLLAFGLVFEFPLVVLILVKAGILSRQSLSGKRGYAIVIIFVLAAVLTPGPDAVTQCLMAAPLLLLYEACIWGARLIERRAG